From Corvus moneduloides isolate bCorMon1 chromosome 4, bCorMon1.pri, whole genome shotgun sequence, one genomic window encodes:
- the KCNA5 gene encoding potassium voltage-gated channel subfamily A member 5 — MEIALVTLENGGTTAIAGGDDAAAAGGRARWRGNLLHLGGSPQLSDGKESAPPAPPPPPPPAGDEERERPPPGPRGGGSGGAGGPEERPAEPRAAPAPPPRPPPRAPRPAADMGPPEEGGHRRGMAMAAAGDEEEEAAAAANPGAMHHQRVLINISGLRFETQLGTLNQFPDTLLGDPDKRIRYFDPLRNEYFFDRNRPSFDGILYFYQSGGKLRRPVNVSIDVFADEIRFYQLGEEAMERFREDEGFIKEEEKPLPRNEFQRQVWLIFEYPESSSSARAIAIVSVLVILISIITFCLETLPEFRDERELPVPLPPQGGGLNGTPGDSPPMQSPSSLADPFFIIETTCVIWFTFELLVRFFACPSKPEFSRNIMNIIDIVAIIPYFITLGTELAQHQQPGAGSSNGGGGQQQAMSLAILRVIRLVRVFRIFKLSRHSKGLQILGQTLKASMRELGLLIFFLFIGVILFSSAVYFAEADDPESHFSSIPDAFWWAVVTMTTVGYGDMRPVTVGGKIVGSLCAIAGVLTIALPVPVIVSNFNYFYHRETDHEEQAILKDEHSSAQGSTAGGEVKRRPSNNSLNKSVVHLENSEEFNSGTSSLEKANIKAKSNVDLRKSLYALCLDTNRETDL, encoded by the coding sequence atggaGATCGCGCTGGTGACTCTGGAGAACGGCGGCACCACGGCCATCGCGGGCGGCGACGATGCCGCGGCCGCCGGCGGCCGGGCGCGCTGGCGGGGCAACTTGCTGCACCTCGGCGGCTCGCCGCAGCTGAGCGACGGCAAGGAGAgcgccccgccggccccgccgccgccgccgccgcccgcgggggACGAGGAGCGGGAGCGGCCCCCGCCGGGTCCCCGCGGAGGAgggagcggcggcgcgggcggcccCGAGGAGCGGCCGGCGGagccccgcgcagcccccgcgccgccgccgcggccgccgccccgcgccccgcgccccgccgcggACATGGGGCCGCCGGAGGAAGGGGGACACCGCCGGGGCATggccatggcggcggcgggcgacgaggaggaggaggcggcggcggcggccaaCCCGGGCGCCATGCACCACCAGCGGGTGCTGATCAACATCTCGGGGCTGCGCTTCGAGACGCAGCTGGGCACCCTCAACCAGTTCCCCGACACGCTGCTGGGCGACCCCGACAAGCGCATTCGCTACTTCGACCCGCTCCGCAACGAGTACTTCTTCGACCGCAACCGGCCCAGCTTCGACGGCATCCTCTACTTCTACCAGTCCGGCGGCAAGCTCCGCCGGCCCGTCAATGTCTCCATCGACGTCTTCGCCGACGAGATCCGCTTCTACCAGCTGGGTGAGGAGGCAATGGAGCGCTTCCGGGAGGACGAGGGCTTCatcaaagaggaggaaaagcctcTGCCCCGCAATGAGTTCCAGCGCCAGGTCTGGCTCATCTTTGAGTACCCCGagagctccagctcagcccGGGCCATCGCCATCGTCTCCGTGCTGGTCATCCTCATCTCCATCATCACCTTCTGCCTGGAGACCCTGCCCGAGTTCAGGGACGAGAGGGAGCTGCCCGTACCCCTGCCCCCACAAGGTGGAGGTTTGAATGGCACGCCCGGGGACTCCCCACCCATGCAGTCACCCAGTAGCCTGGCTGACCCCTTCTTCATCATCGAGACCACCTGTGTGATCTGGTTCACCTTCGAGCTCCTGGTGCGCTTCTTCGCCTGCCCCAGCAAGCCCGAGTTCTCCCGCAACATCATGAACATCATCGACATCGTGGCCATCATCCCCTACTTCATCACCCTGGGCACCGAGCTggctcagcaccagcagcccgGGGCCGGCAGTAGCAATGGGGGTGGGGGCCAGCAGCAAGCCATGTCCCTGGCCATCCTCAGAGTCATCCGCCTAGTCAGAGTCTTCAGGATCTTCAAGCTCTCCAGACATTCCAAGGGGCTGCAGATCTTGGGACAGACTTTGAAAGCCAGcatgagggagctgggcctcctcatcttcttcctcttcatcgGGGTGATCCTCTTCTCCAGCGCTGTCTACTTTGCTGAGGCCGATGACCCCGAGTCTCATTTCTCCAGCATCCCTGATGCTTTCTGGTGGGCAGTGGTAACCATGACTACTGTGGGCTATGGGGACATGAGACCTGTCACCGTGGGGGGCAAGATTGTGGGCTCCTTGTGTGCCATCGCTGGTGTGCTGACAATtgccctccctgtccctgtcatcGTGTCCAACTTCAATTACTTCTACCACCGAGAGACTGACCACGAAGAGCAGGCTATCCTCAAAGATGAACACAGTAGTGCTCAGGGCAGCACTGCGGGGGGAGAAGTGAAGAGAAGACCCAGTAACAACTCTCTGAACAAATCTGTTGTGCACTTGGAAAACAGTGAGGAGTTCAACAGTGGCACCAGCTCCTTAGAGAAAGCCAATATCAAAGCAAAAAGTAACGTAGATCTCAGAAAATCCCTCTATGCTCTCTGTCTGGACACCAATAGGGAAACAGACctgtga